TGGAAATGACTTTCTGCTTGCAGAGGGACCTGCGGACTCAGAGCTACCTACCAGCCCATGAATTATTACTACGGCAACGTGGCTTATGACTATGGCATGACCCGCATCGTGGGTGGCACAGGTGCCATGGACGCATCCTGGCCCTGGATCGTCAGcatccagcatccctgggcaccAGACCTGGGCCATTGGTGTGGAGGGTCCCTTATCAGACCTCAGTGGGTCCTCACAGCAGCCCACTGCTTCAACAAGTATAAGtaaggaggagcagggaatggggacatCCCCACAACACCAGCAGGTGCCCTGTTGGCAGCACCACCTGCtactcccatcccttttcctctcAGTCAGCCCAGCTGCCACACTGCTGAAGAGAAGCCTGGGCTGATGCCAAGGCTTCCTAGTAGCTTCCAGCCCAACATTCCCCCACCCGAAGGTGTGGGAGGGCACTCACTCCTGTCAGAGCACTGCCATGCCACGCAGAggtctggcagctgctgggctgctgtggtgcatggctctgctccctctcagCCCTCTCTCCATCTGTCTTCCAGTAATGTCAGTACCCTGTACGTGGTGCTTGGGACCAGCCAGTTCACCCAGCCGGGCCCGGGGGTAGTAGTGCGCAATGTCAAGCAGCTGCTGATACACCGGTACTACAAACGGGCCGACTTGAGCTACGACATTGCCCTGCTGGAATTGGACCATCCTGTCCAGTGCAGCCCCTACATCCAGCTGGCCTGTGTGCCTGACGCCACGCTGAGAGTGTCAGAGCTGCAGAACTGCTGGATTGCTGGCTGGGGTGCCGTCACTGCAAGATGTGAGTTCCCAAGAGGGATTCCTGAGCCAGCTCAGcacactggggacacagctTGGGCTTCCCCACAGCAGAGGCCAAAGTCAGGCTGTGGGACGTACGCCTCTGCAGAGATGGACCTGGTCTGGTCCCcaaaggcaggcagcagagacacagagcCTCTGCAGAGGCAAAGCCAAGCCCTAGGGAAAGGGATCCCCCACACAGGGGATGtgagctggcagggagctgctgggggctTATTCCTTGCTCTGCTCACAGCTCAAGATTCAAGTGATCGCCTCCAGGAGGCCAAAGTCCAGCTCATCGATACCAAACTCTGCAACAGCAGCGGCTGGTACGCAGGCGACGTCCACCCCTACAACCTCTGTGCTGGTTACCCACAGGGCACCATCGACGCCTGCCAGGTAGGAGCGTGCCACgagcccctcagcccccagCAGCGCGGGCAGCCCGGGCAGCACCGCCCCAACACAGCCCAGGGCCTGCTCTGCCCGGCCACTCAGTCGCCctcccagccccggctccccaCCGCTGTGGGGGCTTCCCGCACACTCCCCAGCCACACCTGCTTGCCCAGGGCCCCCTTGTGCCAGAAAGCCCAACTAGTGTTCTTGGCAACCCAGAGATCCAGGTGCCAAATATCCATCCTCTGCACATCCGGGAGCCCTGTGCAGAGAGGACAGAGAGCACTTCCCTTACAGGACACCAAGCCTCTTGCAGATGGGTTTCtggatgctccagcccctgagCAGAGCCTTGCTCTGCCCAGAatgcagctctggcaggggcTATGGGAGACAAGCAGACAGCCCCAGTGCTGACAGGGACCACCCAATACCACCTTAATCCTGTCTGCTCCCCTGCAGGGTGACAGTGGTGGTCCTCTCATGTGCCAAGACAACAACGCTGACTACTGGTGGGTCATTGGAGTGACCAGCTGGGGAGAAGGCTGCGCCAGACCACAGCAGCCCGGAGTCTACATCTCCACTCAGCATTTCTATAACTGGATCCTGGTCCAGATGGGCTTAAAGGCAGCTAAAAGTGCTTCTTGAGCAGCAGGACTGGCAGCATCCAGAGCGTTGCTGCAGTGCACTACAACAGTTTTCCCGGGGGCAATGCCTGCTGATTCAAAAGCAGCTTCAGGGTCAAAAGCCTGCTCTGTCCTGCCCACACTCCTCTCCTGTGTGCAGGCAAACACTGCAGTTGAATTAGTTGTTGAAATAAAGTTACCTTTGTTCACAGGGAACCGTCTTTTCAGTGCAATTCCAACTCCTGGGCAAGGCAAGGACTGCCACGCTCAGCACCTGCAGAAGGAGCCATTGGGCACAAAGGGACAGAGTGGCTCCAAAGAGCTCCCAAATGCCTGGGCAGAGAGGAGAGTGCTCTCAgccaccatgggctgcaggaacCTGGTACATCAAGCCTAGCAAGGGGATAGGAAAAGAGCAGACACCTTGGGGGTGGTGCTCAAAGACACATGGGCTGGGCATTAGGGCCCAGGGTATGAGCCTGGGCTAAGGGAACACCACACCTGGGAAACTCCCAAACATGACCAGGGAAACTCCTGGCTCCTGACAGGAGTGCCAGTGCCCTAGGCAGAGCCAGATTTCATGAGTACTAAAGGGTGATGGATGTGCCAGGTGGTCACACTTGAGAGATACTCAAAGGAAGGGCTGGGGTCATTGTGGGGAGAGGAACCTGGCAAGAACAGTAAGAGAGCACCCCTGGAATGCCATGGAAGGCCAGGGTGAGTGGGCCAACAGCAGCTGCAACACCAAGTCTGTTCACAGGAGGGGCCAGCCTGGCAGCCAGGGGGAAAAGATCCCTCAGCTTGGCTCCATATTTGGGAGGAGACAAGggcagagaaagagaggagtCGAGGAAGATGAGAGGGCTGTATGAGCCTGGTAAATGGAGAGAAGGGGCAATCAGAGAGCCAGCTGCACAGACTCAAACTGCAGCTTGGTGTGCTTGTCTGCCTGAGTGCTGCACATAATCACCACAGGATGGGCAAGAACCTTCTTATCTCAACTCGCTAATCAAGAAATCATCTCCAAACTGTacaaattcaccccaaaatttATACCTTTTTCAATCAAACTTTGATAGTGCGGGGTGGGGAAGAAATGGTAGGGGATCCTGGAATGCCACAGGGAAGACGTGTCGAAGGCAATGGCTGTCTTTTCCAAGTGAAGTGAGGCAAACATTGACTCCCTTCATCTAATGGAATGCTTCAAAGTGCCTCGGGCTAGGTGTCACTCCATCTGCTTCTGGATACTCTTCTTGGCTTCCAGGCCAGTGGAGTGCTGTCTCATGGTGGGTGGCACTCTTCCCTTTGTGTTTATCAGTATGGGCTGGGCTGAGAACAACCGCCCCGCATCTCTACTGGTCCCTGGCACCCTGGCAGAAGCttcttcaaatatttcctgAAGTCAGGGGCTGCCTGCTCACTAAAGATGCTGACCACAAGAGTGTCACTCAGGCTTGGGCATGGCCATTACCCTGCCCAGTGAGCAACCAGCTTAGAGCAGCCCGATCACCCTGGCACAACCTTATGGCGCTGTCTTGGCAGAATCCTGCTGCCCATAATGATTTCCCCCAGTTTAGCAACACCTCGGCCACAAACATTCCCTCACCTAAATCAGGGATATTTCCCATCACATCAAACACCTCGAGGCACGTGAAACCCCTTTTTGCATGCCAAGAAGGGACTTCAACCCCCTTCTGTGTGCGTGCCCAGGGACTCTAGCACCTGTTGTGTGCCATGATGGACACAAGGCTCTCCCTGTGCCTGTCTCCAAAAGCCTTTGAGCAGAGACTCAAGCGTCCTGGCAGAAACTCCAGCCCCTCCACCTCACAGCTTATGGGGGCCTCCATAACTCCTCTGTGGCCACCTTATGCTGATCATGCTGCGCACCCATGCTCCACATGCTACCAGTGATGTCACCAAATCTGCACCAAATACCACACAAATAGAGAGGCTCAAATCCACCCTTATAATTTACATGGAATCTGCACACGGAATTGTAACACTGCCCCTGTGGCTTCTTCCTGCTCTAAAGATCCCAGGAGAACtcacctgctgccagcagttGGATGTTTGGAGGAGGGAAGCTCCAGCAGTCCTGCTCTTGTGTCCCATCTGGGCTGCCAAAGTGCTGAGGGAACTCCTCTCCCCTGTGTGACCATTCTGGAGGCACGGCTGGCTCCAGCGAGCCAATGTGTGCCCCATTTGATTCCCTACACACTCCACTCTCACCCAGTCAGAGCGGGTTTCCGTACCCGTTCAGCCCCGGGATTCCCCCAGCAGACTCACAGATGTCTCATTCCATAAAgagccaccagctcctgctgcagctctccgTGTCCATTCAAATCCCTGGCTGGCACCTCAGCTCCCCGTGCCCTCGGTTATGCAAAGGCTGGGCAGCTCACGGCCCCTGGTCCCGGGCTCCCCCCAGCCAGAGCTCAATctgcagctggcactgcagctgcacacccagctccctgccccaaatggattcctcagcagctgcctgccccGGGGACTGCCCAGCCTCATCCCGCAAGAAGAGGGGCCTAAAGAAAGCTGCAGAGAGCCTTCTTCCAAGGGCAGGCACTGATAGGACATGGGGCAGTGGCTTGACAGTGACAGAGGGTAGCATGTGATgagatactgggaaggaattcttgatGGTGAGGCTGCTGAGACGCTGGCATGGGTTTCCCAGAGCAGTGTGGATGCCTGTTTTTCATGTAGGCAGGGTCAGCACAGAAGACACAGATACCAACTTCAGGAGTGTCATTTCCTATAATTCAAAACTGCAAAGAATTGCAAAAGGATAGGTAAGCAGTACATCAAATCATCAGCAAACATTGACAAAAGGATAAGCTAAGCAATGCATGTAATCATTACTACAAAAGACTGCCTACAGTGATGAAGGAAGACACATCACCAGTTACCCTAACCTTTGACCATCATCCAGGTCTGCCCATCAACTGGGGGAAGCCACTGTCACAGTGAAGGACTGGGGAACCACTCCTGGCAACTGGGAAATCCTGCAGGTGCCTGCAGGCAACGAGGCTTCTGACCACGCTGTGAGAGGGTCCAGTTTTTACACTGTTGAATAAACAAGATACCAAAACTTCTGTGTACAGGAACATCTGGTTTCATTATTCTATTGGGATGCTCCTGAGGCCTGGGAAGGCTTCAGAAGGAACCAAGGGAGTTGTCTGTGATCCTACACCCCCAAAACAAGGCCAGATGTGGCCTTATCCAGTTTCTAAATATGGAAAGATAAATCCACGATTCTCCAGTGAGCAGATTTAGATAACATTTGGTTGGAAAGCCCATGTAGAGGCTGACTTTTGGTCACGGCCAGTTGCTCCAGCCTCGGTCAGGGCCTATTGACCAGGACTTAGTACTTCAAAGCCCAATCCATcaaagtgttcaaggacagCTTCTGAGCCAGGCTGTGTTCACTGTTGGCAACTGGGTCTAGTGGAAGCtatccctccctgcccatggcagggggtcaGAGCTGGATGATTTCCAAggtgccttccagcccaaaccattccatggctCCTCCATTCGATGTTGCCCCTCCCCCAGTGGCCCCCGGGCCACAGGCCGCAGTGCCCAGGACACGGAACCCACCCCTCTGTGACATCAGCCCCAGGGCCGAGGGCACCACGGGCAGCGCGGCTGCTGCGGGCACTgcggctgtggctgtgctgctgcccggATCCCTCAGTGCTTGCAGCTGACACGTGCCTCTGGCAGCCATGAATTGGCTCGGCCTCCTCGTCCTGCTGACCGCTGCCGGGCTGGCGCACGGCACATGGGACAACTGTGGGTAAGTGGCCCCAGGCCCTGGGAGGGAGCCAGGCCAACACTTGGGGCCTTCCCTGGAGGGGGCCCTGCCTGTCCCCCATGGCCGGGCCACGGCTTCCCACCCGCCATGGGCAAGCCTCAGCTCCTTGCCAGCAGCCAGGTGCTGGCACGGACAGACGCACACCCCATGGAattccctgggctgctgtgcGTGCAAGCCCTtgtggggagggcagagggCTGAGCTTCAGCCTGAGCCACAGCAGGCCATGGAGCAGCATGGAAATGACTTTCTGCTTGCAGAGGGACCTGCGGGCACCGAGCTGTGGTATCTGACTATGGCCTCATGACTTATTACTACGGCAACGTGGCTTATGGCTATGACATGACACGTGTTGTGGGTGGCACGAatgccctgccaggagcctggcCCTGGATCGTCAGCATCCAGCATCCATGGATGCCAGACTTAAGGCATCTGTGTGGAGGTTCCCTCATCAGCACTCAGTGGGTCCTCACAGCAGCCCACTGCTTCGACCCCATCAGGtaaggaggagcagggaatggggacatCCCCACAACACCAGCAGGTGCCCTGTTGGCAGCACCACCTGCTACTCCCATCCCCTTTGCTCTCAGTCAGCCCAGCTGCCACACTGCTGAAGAGAAGCCTGGGCTCATGCCAAGGCTTCCTAGCAGCCTACAGATCAACATTCCCCCACCCTAAGCTGTGGGAGGGCACTCACACCTGCCAGAGCACTGCTCCCTCTGTGCCATGCCACGCAGAggtctggcagctgctgggctgctgtggtgcatggctctgctccctctcagCCCTCTCTCCATCTGCTTTCCAGGAAAATCAGCATGGTGTATGTGGTGATTGGGGCCAGCCAGTTGACTCAGCCAGGTCCTGGTGCAGAAGTGCGCAATATCAAGCAGTTGCTCGTGCACCAGGCATACAATCCTGATGACATGAGCTACGATATTGCCCTGCTGGAATTGGACCATCCTGTCCAGTGCAGCCCCTACATCCAGCTGGCCTGTGTGCCCGACGCCACGCTGAGAGTGTCAGAGCTGAAGAACTGCTGGGTGGCTGGATGGGGTTCCACCGCTCCAAGAGGTGAGTTCCCAAGAGAGACTCCTGAGCCAGCTCAGcacactggggacacagctTGGGCTTCCCCACAGCAGAGGCCAAAGTCAGGCTGTGGGACGTACGCCTCTGCAGAGATGGACCTGCTCTGGTCCCcaaaggcaggcagcagagacacAGCACCCCAGAGCCTCTGCAGAGGCAAAGCAAGCCCTAGGGAaagggacccccccccccccccaagaaaggggaggagaacaggcaaggagctgctgggtgctcATTCCTTTCTCTGCTCACAGCTCAAAAATCAAGTGATCACCTGCAGGAGGCCAAAGTCCAGCTCATCGATACCAAACTCTGCAACAGCAGCCACTGGTACGCAGGAGAAATCCACACCCACAACCTGTGTGCTGGTTACCCACAGGGCACCATCGACACCTGCCAGGTAGGAGCGTGCCACgagcccctcagcccccagCAGCGCGGGCAGCCCGGGCAGCACCGCCCCAACACAGCCCAGGGCCTGCTCTGCCCGGCCACTCAGTCGCCctcccagccccggctccccaCCGCTGTGGGGGCTTCCCGCACACTCCCCAGCCACACCTGCTTGCCCAGGGCCCCCTTGTGCCAGAAAGCCCAACTAGTGTTCTTGGCAACCCAGAGATCCAGGTGCCAAATGTCCATCCTCTGCACATCCGGGAGCCCTGTGCAGAGAGGACAGAGAGCACTACCCTTACAGGACACCAAGCCTCTTGCAGATGGGTTTCTGGAGGCTCCAGCCCCTGAGCAGAGCCTTGCTCTGCCCAGAatgcagctctggcaggggctgtgggagacacagagacaccCCCAGTGCTGACAGGGACCACCCAACACCACCTTAATCCTGTCTGCTCCCCTGCAGGGTGACAGCGGTGGTCCTCTCATGTGCCAAGACAACAACGCTGACTCCTGGTGGGTCATTGGAGTGACCAGctgggggaaaggctgtgccaGAGCAAGGCGTCCTGGAGTCTACATCTCCACTCAGTTCTTCTATGACTGGATCCTATTCCAGATGAGCCTGAGCCCAGATGGAAATTCTTCTCCAACATCACGGGCGTGTAGTAATTTTTTGACCATTTCACACCCCTGGTCTCATTATATTACCATCCCACAACCCTCTCAGAAGCCATGGCCAAGACCACCCCTCTCTGAAAAGTTGTGTCCAAGATTACCTCTGTCTCAAAAGTCGTGTCCAAGGCCAACTGCCTCTCAAAAGCCTTGGTCGAGAGCAACCCCCTCTCCAAAACCAAGGCCAATTACAACAACATTGGGCAAAGTTAACTCCTGCCCATTTCCCATGAAGATTCTGGTGGAATTCTTTACTCGAGTGAAGCAACTCCTCCAGCAGATTCTTGGGCAAAACACATCTtaagcagcaggacaggcaaCATCCAGAGCTTGCTGCAGTGTACAGCAACCATTTCCTTCTGGGGCAATGCCTGCTGATCCAAAGGCAGCATCAGTGTCAAAAACCTGCTCTGTCCTGCCCGCACTCTTCTGTGTTCAGGCAGACAACACGGTTGACTTACCTGAAGTAAAGTTGCCTATGGTCGCAGGGAACCATCTTTTCAGTGCAATTCCAACTCCTGGGCAAGGCAAG
The DNA window shown above is from Corvus hawaiiensis isolate bCorHaw1 chromosome 3, bCorHaw1.pri.cur, whole genome shotgun sequence and carries:
- the LOC125323466 gene encoding acrosin-like, which produces MNWLGLLVLLTAAGLAHGTWDNCGGTCGLRATYQPMNYYYGNVAYDYGMTRIVGGTGAMDASWPWIVSIQHPWAPDLGHWCGGSLIRPQWVLTAAHCFNKYNNVSTLYVVLGTSQFTQPGPGVVVRNVKQLLIHRYYKRADLSYDIALLELDHPVQCSPYIQLACVPDATLRVSELQNCWIAGWGAVTARSQDSSDRLQEAKVQLIDTKLCNSSGWYAGDVHPYNLCAGYPQGTIDACQGDSGGPLMCQDNNADYWWVIGVTSWGEGCARPQQPGVYISTQHFYNWILVQMGLKAAKSAS
- the LOC125322359 gene encoding acrosin-like — encoded protein: MNWLGLLVLLTAAGLAHGTWDNCGGTCGHRAVVSDYGLMTYYYGNVAYGYDMTRVVGGTNALPGAWPWIVSIQHPWMPDLRHLCGGSLISTQWVLTAAHCFDPIRKISMVYVVIGASQLTQPGPGAEVRNIKQLLVHQAYNPDDMSYDIALLELDHPVQCSPYIQLACVPDATLRVSELKNCWVAGWGSTAPRAQKSSDHLQEAKVQLIDTKLCNSSHWYAGEIHTHNLCAGYPQGTIDTCQGDSGGPLMCQDNNADSWWVIGVTSWGKGCARARRPGVYISTQFFYDWILFQMSLSPDGNSSPTSRACSNFLTISHPWSHYITIPQPSQKPWPRPPLSEKLCPRLPLSQKSCPRPTASQKPWSRATPSPKPRPITTTLGKVNSCPFPMKILVEFFTRVKQLLQQILGQNTS